In Streptomyces pluripotens, the genomic window TGATCTCCCGGATGACGCTCCCGGAGAAGGTCGGCCAGCTCTTCGTGATGCGGGTCTACGGCCACTCCGCCACCGCCCCCGACCAGTCCGACGTCGATGCCAACCTGGCGGAGGCCGGGGTCCGAACCGCCGCCGAGCTGATCGCGAGGTACCGGGTCGGTGGGGTCATCTACTTCACCTGGGCGCACAACACCCGCAACCCGCACCAGATCGCGGACCTGTCCAACGGCATCCAACGAGCCTCCCTGGACCAGCCGCGCGGACTGCCGGTGCTGATCGCGGCCGACCAGGAGCACGGGGCGGTCTGCCGGATCGGCAGACCCGCGACCCTCTTCCCCGGCGCCATGGCGATCGGCGCGGGCGCGCAGGGCCGCACGGTACTGCTCCAGGAAGGGGGCGGAGGGGGAGGGGTGGACGACGGCTGCCGCGACGCCCACGCCCTCGGCCGGATCTCCGGCGCTGAACTGCGCGCGATGGGCGTCAACCAGGACTACTCCCCCGATGCCGACGTCAACGTCAACCCGGCCAACCCGGTCATCGGCGTGCGGTCCTTCGGCGCCGACCCGGACGCGGTGGCCGCACTGGTGGCCGCCGAGGTGACGGGCTATCAGAGGGCCCGGGTCGCGGCGACCGCCAAGCACTTCCCCGGCCATGGGGACACCTCCGTCGACAGCCACCACGGCTTCCCGGTCATCACCCACACCCGGAAGCGGTGGGAAGCGCTCGACGCGGTGCCGTTCCGGGCCGCGATCGCGGCGGGCGTCGACTCGATCATGACCGCGCACATCGAGTTCCCGGCCCTCGATGCGTCCGGCGACCCGGCCACCCTCTCCCACCCGGTCCTGACCGGCATCTTGCGCGGCGAACTCGGCTACGACGGGGTCGTCGTCACCGACTCGCTGCGCATGGCGGGCGTCCGCACGAAGTACGGCGACGACCGGGTGCCGGTGCTCGCCCTGAAGGCCGGTGCGGACCAACTCCTCGACCCGCCCTCCATCGACGTGGCCTGGCACGCGGTGCTGCAGTCCGTGCAGAACGGCGAACTGACCGAGGCGCGCCTCGACGAATCGATCCTGCGTATCCTGCGCCTCAAGACCCGGCTCGGGCTCTTCGACGACCCCTACGCCAGCCGGTCGGACATCGACCGCGTGGTGGGAACCGAGGCCCACCTGGCTGCCGCCGACCGAGTCGCCGAGCGGACCACCACCCTGTTGGTCAACGAGGGCGGCCTGCTCCCCCTCCGTCCCCGTGCGGGACACCGGGTGCTGGTCGCCGGGGCCGATCCCGCCTCGCCGTCCGGCACCACCGGACCTCCCACCCGCGTCCTGGCCACTGCCCTCGCCGAACTGGGTTTCACCGCCACGGCCCTGCCGACCGGCAGCTCTCCCTCGGACGCGATCGTCGCCGAGGCGGTCGCGGCGGCGCGGGACGCCGACACCGTGGTCGTGGCCACGTACGACGTGATGGCGGACGGCTCGCAGCAAACCCTGGTGGAGGAGTTGCTGGCCACCGGCAGGCCGGTGGTGGCGGTAGCCGTCCGCAACCCGTACGACGTCGCCTGCTTCCCCGCGGTCCAGGGGTTCCTGGCGACCTATTGCTGGACCGACACCGCTCTGCGTGCCGCCGCCCGGGTGATCGCCGGGCGTGTGTCCCCGCGCGGGAGGCTGCCGGTCCCGGTGCGGCGGGCGGACGATTCCACGCAGGTGCTGTATCCGATCGGCTACGGGTTGACGTACGAGACGTGCAGGACGCGCCGGACGTAACCCACTCGACCGACGGCGACGAGGGGGCCGTACACGGTCAGCCACCCGGGAACGCAAGCCGGGCGCGGGTCACCCCGTCAGGGACTCAGCACAGGATCCAGCCCGAACTGACGGCATACCGGCCCACCGCGCCCTTGATCCGCACGCAGCGGTGACCGGCGTGCACGACCACCGGACCGGCGTAGTACTTGTAGCGGCCCTTGTCGACGACCGGCCGGTTGCCGCGCGCCTGCACGCTGACGGACATCGTGCTGGTGGTGCCGGGGCGTCTGGTGACCGTGACCACGCAGAGGTAACCGCCGTGCCGGTAGACGTACGTGGTGCCAGTACGGAACGGCAGGGTCCGCACCTCGCGTCCCGCGCAACCGTGGGCCGTGACGGCCTGCGCGGTCCCCGC contains:
- a CDS encoding glycoside hydrolase family 3 protein, whose amino-acid sequence is MTVPTAASTTAPDDSRLRALISRMTLPEKVGQLFVMRVYGHSATAPDQSDVDANLAEAGVRTAAELIARYRVGGVIYFTWAHNTRNPHQIADLSNGIQRASLDQPRGLPVLIAADQEHGAVCRIGRPATLFPGAMAIGAGAQGRTVLLQEGGGGGGVDDGCRDAHALGRISGAELRAMGVNQDYSPDADVNVNPANPVIGVRSFGADPDAVAALVAAEVTGYQRARVAATAKHFPGHGDTSVDSHHGFPVITHTRKRWEALDAVPFRAAIAAGVDSIMTAHIEFPALDASGDPATLSHPVLTGILRGELGYDGVVVTDSLRMAGVRTKYGDDRVPVLALKAGADQLLDPPSIDVAWHAVLQSVQNGELTEARLDESILRILRLKTRLGLFDDPYASRSDIDRVVGTEAHLAAADRVAERTTTLLVNEGGLLPLRPRAGHRVLVAGADPASPSGTTGPPTRVLATALAELGFTATALPTGSSPSDAIVAEAVAAARDADTVVVATYDVMADGSQQTLVEELLATGRPVVAVAVRNPYDVACFPAVQGFLATYCWTDTALRAAARVIAGRVSPRGRLPVPVRRADDSTQVLYPIGYGLTYETCRTRRT